The window ATCACGATAAAGGTATTGAAGCTGATGGTTACAATACAGACATAGGAAACAACTCTAGCCCTTTATTTTGGTCTAAACCTACAGTAAACAACTTAACTATTATTGGTTTAGGTTCTGGAACTGGTAATGAAGCTGTTCGTTTAAGAGCAGGAACTCAAGCAATCTTTAGCAATGTTTTATTAAAAGGTTTTGCTGAAGGATTTGATCTTGATGGTGATGCTGGAGCAACAAGTGCTAACCCAACAGGAACAGGAGTTATAAACGGAGATTTAGATGTTAGCTCTGTAGCTTTTGAAGATATAACTGTAAAAATGAAAAACGATACAGGTGAAACTTTTACAGATGCAGATTTCTATACAGAAGATGCAACTGCAACAGGAACTGACTATGCTACCTGGGGAGCAGGTTGGACAAGACAATAAATAATATTATTGCACTAATTATTTGAATTAATTACATGAAAAACGCGCCAAATGGCGCGTTTTTTTTATTGAGAAAAATATCTTTTCAATCAAAAAATGAAATTTATTTAACAGCTATCTTGGTATCTTCTTTCCAAGTTTGTACACTAGCTACAGTACTGTTTTCAAAGTTTACTTCACGCAAAACATTTCCTTCCCACATAAACCACTTACCAACTTTTTTACCACTTTTATAGTGAGCAATTGTTGTTTTATTTCCTTTAGTATCAAAAGAAGTCCAAGTTCCTTCTAATTTTTTATCTTTAAAAAAACCTTGTTTTTCAATACTTCCATC of the Tenacibaculum todarodis genome contains:
- a CDS encoding toxin-antitoxin system YwqK family antitoxin, producing the protein MKKLIIIACILAVSLTQAQDKSPSFEKVGDLVKATYFYEDGSIEKQGFFKDKKLEGTWTSFDTKGNKTTIAHYKSGKKVGKWFMWEGNVLREVNFENSTVASVQTWKEDTKIAVK